TCCTGCTGATTATTGCAGTTACAGCATCCGGTTTTCTCATATCCACTCCCGCATCACTTAAAATATCTATTGAGTATTTCGATTTTCCGGATCTCAGAAAATTCAGATAACGGTCAACTGCAGGCTGCCCCTCTTTCTTCACCAGACTTACGAGAGCTTCCGAAGCTGCCATTCCTGTGGCATACTGGTAAACATAAAAATTGTAGTAGAAATGAGGGATTCGCGCCCAGGTATATTCTTCTTCCTCATCCACTTCCATCGCATCACCCCAATATTTGCCGTAGAGCGATTTGTATAATTCCTTAAGCTCTGTAGCCGTGAGTGCCTCACCATTCTCAACTCTTGCATAAGCAATCTTCTCAAATTCGGCAAACATTGTCTGTCTGTAGAAAGTGGCTGTAACACTGTTCAGGAATTTTTCCATCAACGAAAGTTTTTCAGATTTGCTCTCACTTGTCTTGATCAGATGCTCAAGAAGCAGGGATTCATTGAAGGTACTCGCCACTTCAGCGAGGAATATCGAGTAGTCTGCATAGACCGGTGGCTGTGTTTCACCCGTAAACCATGAATGCATATTGTGCCCCATCTCGTGCGCAAGTGTGAACACATCATTTAGATTGCCTGTAAAATTCATCAATACATACGGGTGGGTACCATAAGTGCAGCCTGATGAATAAGCTCCAGATCTCTTTCCGGCTGTCTCAAAAACATCAATCCAACGGTTGTCGAATGCCCTGTTGATTGCCTCAAGATACTCGCTTCCCATTATTTGAAGTGAATCAACCACGAGCTTTCGGGCTTCCTCCCAACTGTATTTTTTCACTTCATTCGAGTCAAAAATAGTTACATATGAATCGTAAGGGTGAATTTTATCCTGCTTTAGCATCCGTCTCTTTATTTCAGCCCACCTGTGCATGGGTGCCAGATTTTCACTGACTGTCTCAATCAGATTCTCATAAACCGATACAGGAATGTTGTT
This Bacteroidota bacterium DNA region includes the following protein-coding sequences:
- the pepF gene encoding oligoendopeptidase F, producing the protein MKFDERFERIFLATEGGSLPERDGIDENYKWDVSHIYQNDEEWEAEFAKIQSMIDGYDRFKGTISKDAAALAECIKFDELVSMTVEKLHLFVMLKKDSDLRVNKYQGLNDRIRNLYTIAGSKASFILPELNVTPDSVIEEAIARFGLEGYEHFFDDLRRKQAHTLSEKEEMLLALSSSVTGGAYEIFSIFSDADLKFPKVTGESGEELEMSHGRFYAALYSKDSAYRERAYKAFYSPFKDYANTFSVIFNNNLKGKIFNARARNFGSSLDAALHTNNIPVSVYENLIETVSENLAPMHRWAEIKRRMLKQDKIHPYDSYVTIFDSNEVKKYSWEEARKLVVDSLQIMGSEYLEAINRAFDNRWIDVFETAGKRSGAYSSGCTYGTHPYVLMNFTGNLNDVFTLAHEMGHNMHSWFTGETQPPVYADYSIFLAEVASTFNESLLLEHLIKTSESKSEKLSLMEKFLNSVTATFYRQTMFAEFEKIAYARVENGEALTATELKELYKSLYGKYWGDAMEVDEEEEYTWARIPHFYYNFYVYQYATGMAASEALVSLVKKEGQPAVDRYLNFLRSGKSKYSIDILSDAGVDMRKPDAVTAIISRMNSIIDEMETLL